ACAACCTTCTAATTCATTGACTCAAAACCAATAATAGGTCAATTTCTTCTTagagatatatttttttacacACAAGCAACCATGATATCATGGAATTTTGAACCTGAGACTTTTTACACACAAGCAACCAAGATATCATGAAATTTTGAACCTGAAACCTCTAATCTGCAAGACAAAGGACCTTTTGCACTGGGCTAGACTCCATTGACGATTTTAGAGAGTAATCTTAAAGGGACATAATCGTATCATTACTTTCTaacattttttcattttttattattttattttttggattttggattttcttcaattttactTATATTTGACATGGGTTTCAAACTTTCAGATGATTTAATGCAATGTTGCCTTGGTTTCCCATGagaatgaaaattgaaacccAATGCGGAAGGAGGTGTCCCTTGGTTTCCCATGAGCCATGAAACTCTTTCCAAGAGTGAATTTACTACAAGATTTACAAGTACACTTTTGCAAGCACAAAAACACCAGAGAGTTGATTCAAACACGCGCACATAAAACTGAGAAATGAATGAACATGATCCTCATGTATCAAACAGCACTTATATAACGGTAGCAAAAAGATTTACATAACTTCCACTTCAGTCTGTCCTCTGCCATCCAACAAACACTCAAGTCTACCCCCGAGTGCAATCTTTAGCCAAATGCCCCGGCTGCTTGCATTTGAAACAACAGTGGGCCTTCGGTTTTGGACAATCCCTACACAAATGTCCGACCTCACTACAGTTGTAACACTCACTTGTTCTTGTCTGTTGAGCATGCATAGCTGCTCGGCCTTCTTTTTGATTCCCCGTTCTCTGCCTCTTTCCAGTTCCACCTGATGCACACATACATTGAGCTGACGCCTTCCCTTTTCCTCTGTAATCTCTTTGTCTGTTTTGGTGTTGTATGTACAGCTCAATAGTCTTCTCAACTGCGATGGCGCAGTCTACCACTTCAGTCAAGGTTTGGAGTCTCAAGTTAACCACTGAGCTTCTAATGTCATCAACCAATCCCAACTCAAACTTTCGTGCTTTCTGCACCTCAGTCATTGGTTGTGCGAAACGAAGCAACCTCGAAAATTTAGCCTCATAGTCACCCACAGACATAGAGCCCTGCTCAAGACTCAAGAAAGAAGCCTCCAGCCTATCTTTCCCAGGAAAATACTTGGCATAGAAAACCGTCTTGAACCCTTCCCAGTCCATCAGTGATACGTCTTCAGCTCTCTTAACTTCAGCCCACCAATATCGAGCTTTACCTTGCAAGAGAAAAACAGCCAACTCTTTCTTTTCAACCTCAGAGCACTCCATTATTTCGAACAAGGTCTCTATATTACCAAACCACTCATCAGCTTTCATGTAGCTCCTAGTTCCATAAAAAGGTTTTGCACCCAGTTCTCTCAGTTCCCTGACCAACTCAACAAGTCTGGATGAGTCGGCATGTCCCGTAATAGTTGGTAAAATAGGTTCAGGTTCCATATCTGGTATaccggaaaatctcaacaacGGCTGTCAAGCCTCATATCAAATTGAGGATCACAACCAGTATAACAACTTTTGTAAAGGGACTTCACCTAAAAAATTACTGGAAGCGACCGGAAAAGCCGTCGGAAAGTCGCGGCTCGAGGGCCGATCTTCACGGTGTCGATCCGGCTTCCACGGTAATACAATGGAGATGGCGTCAGCACGAAAAATGTTCCTTGCAAGGAGAgcaacaaaacccaacaaacgGTGGCCGTAAACGGCAGGAAAGCTGCTCAAACAGTAACGGGAACTGTGGCAAAGTATTGACTTTCGATCAAGTATTCGCCTTGCATAGTGACTGTCTGGGCTGGGTCTTGGTCGGGATAGGTAGAAGGGAATGAGATGAAAGCTTTGGTTTAAGAATCAGGGCGATCGGAGGTCAGACAAAGACGGAATCACGTCGGAAAGTTCCTAGAATAtgtattttagtttttggaTTCAATTAGAACATAACAAGTTAAAGCAGTTATTAGAAGTACATACCTGAGTTTGATTTGAGAGTTGAGAAGATTGGATTGCTGTTGTGGTTTCTGCTCTGCTTCCAcacaaacacagagagagagagagagaagatagaGAAGGAGATCTGCAGATTCCCTACTGAGGGAGGAGGGCGCCACCAGTGGGTGGGGGACCGGATTTTGGGGTCGGGCAGGGGGATAAGAAatcgggggggggggggggggggggtttggGTAAAAGGAGGGTGTGGGGGgaaggattttggggttgAAAGGTGTGGCCTGGGGAAAGGGGGGAGAAGAAAATCGGCGGTAGGGGGTGCTGGtttggggattttttttttttttttttctctttgtttcttcaatttttccaaaacataatattttaatcaatttaaaattttaaaaaaacaaaaatgtggaACCCGTAGCATGTAGGCAACTATCAGAAATCAAAACcacattttaataaatttaaaaattaggatatttaattgtataaaaaataaaaaaaaagattaacaTGTCTTAAATGTATAACCACAATGTATTAAACTGTAATTAACTCTTTTCGTTTTAACTCCGATTCGCACATAGTACATGCCTACAAAGTCGTGAGAGTGAGCTCTACTaaatggagaaaagaaaactccCAAAACTCGTCGGAATCAAAAGTCTGCCTTGTTGCTGGTGGTGGTGAGAGTAGCCAATCTCCCTTTAAAATTTCTttggacccaaaaaaaaaaaaaaaaaaaaagtcaaccaAAATGTCAAAATTCACCACTCTAAAGGAAAAGTAGTCAAAGTGCACTAAaattcccaaaaaataataaaccttCAAAATTTAATTGCATGTGTTGTGCCTCTTTGTTTAAGACTCTAAGGTATGTTTGATAGGCCTCACTAGACTGGACTGGATTATATAGCACTTGAAAACTATGTTTGGTAAGAAGGAGGACTAACTTAAATAAGATTGTAGAGTCctaacagtaaaaaaaaccgCATCGCTCGCTCTTCTAATTTAGTGTGGCTGAAACTTGCTTCACAAATTAGCGAGTTGGCAAAATAAAACACGCTAGTCCTCCAACACCGACAACTTTCAACGCCTCTCTCTCGTTTCGTTCAATATCGACTCCTGCTCTTCTTCCAAGCTATACTCAGGTAAGTTTTTCTGGTCTCTCGCTTTGCATTACAATTGAGGTAGGGCTTGCAGTTGCAGAGAGATATAGAAGGAGGTGaaccaaaatatattattgggTTATTGCCTTTCAGCGACAACTATATATTTTGGGTGGCTTCAGGCTCTACCATCGCCGTAGAGATTGAAAGGAGGTTTCTTGGGTAAGTATTTGGTTCTAGCCATCAGctaaatgaaatttgaattttgagtctTAGCCCCAAGATATTGTGGCACATTTGTATCTGCCATTGCAAGGGCCATGTCAAAATCGGGTCTTGCGATCCCAAGTCCATGGAATGGCAAATCTTCTTATGTTAATTATTGGTGTACATTAGTTTGATTATGGGGGTTTCAGGTGTGGCTAGAGGATGTGGGTGGCAACACTTGGATGTGTTTGCTTGGTTTGCTAAACTCGATGGCAACACTTGGCTTTCATTttacaaatttcattttggagCATAGGTATGGAAAAAGGCATGAAGATGAGCTGCCCAAGTTCTGTAATTTTCTgccttgttctctttttgggttgtttgtgattgaatgattttttgtcaaattgcaTGCAGTTCCAATTCGTAGAAGTTCCAAAAAGGGAGAAgctgaaaataatgaaatcagaaacagagagagaagaaacgaAAAGGGATGGtgaagagagaggaagaaaagagagaggggagagaggaaagaagaaaatgcttcactaattaaatattagaatttatttgcctcTTTCCTTAatgaaataatgaattgaccaaaaaaaataaatattagaattttatttatttatagattaaattttttaattaaatttaaatatattaaatatttattttttagtccgacacagcaccaaacataggtcttcagTATTTTTATTATCCAGCTTCTTAGTGCGACGCATAACCAAACGTAGGTCGgcacttaatccagcttatgCTAATCCTAGATAATCCGATATAGTATCNNNNNNNNNNNNNNNNNNNNNNNNNNNNNNNNNNNNNNNNNNNNNNNNNNNNNNNNNNNNNNNNNNNNNNNNNNNNNNNNNNNNNNNNNNNNNNNNNNNNgacctatgtttggtgctgtgtcggactaaaaaataattatgttattaatttatctctttttctgttttcagtttttttttccagccttttcttcttcttttctcctctctctctctctctctctctcttctttttgttattttcttcttctttttacctTCCTATTtcatttaacttttttttttctacttacctttctttttccactgtgaccacccaaaaaaaaacctctctttTTCCAACAGAAAAGCCCCCAAACCATTCAAAacactttttctttctttatctcTCGAAACCACCATATTTCTCCAAACTAACCCAAAACCTTCATCTCCTTgctgcaaaaaaaaataaggaagcttgctgcataaaaaataaggaaGCTTGCTTCCTTGGCCTCCCTAGTTTTGATTTCGGGTCTTTCAATTGGCCTTTGGGCTAGCTAGATTTGCTTCCGCATCCCCTTCTATTGTTGGAGGTCTTTATTGGCAGAGGCTTGCTAGATGACAGAGCCAACTCATTGATTTGAGctctttctctgtctcttGAATTCCACCAGGAAAACTTTTCCTCCTTCCCTTTCAATTTGGCCAATGGTTCAATCATATTATTGGATATTgaactttttggttttgttggtttCCTGAGTTTATGTCTATATATCAATCTGCCTTTTGACTAGCCCAAGCCAACTTGGAACGGCAACTATAGCTAATTGAGACTCATCAGCAAGTTTCGATTGGAACTGTGGTTGTggggttttgaatttgattcaaGCAGTTCGAACTTGCGTGTTCAAAATAACACTTTAAAACCCACGTTTGGTAAAAGAGGGACTAAGATTAATGGGATTATATAGTCCATAAGTCAAAAAAACACCGGACTCGCTCGTCCAATTTAGTGAGGATGAAATGCAGTTCGCAAAATAGCGAGCGTGCTATTTTGAAAGCGCGAGTTCGACCCACACAGCGACCTCCACGAGCTACTCTTGGTTGATGAGTATCTCCTCATTCATGTCTGGCAATATTGCAGTGACTAGCTCTTTGAACTCGACGGTGTCATTTCCGTTAGCGACGAGGACGTGGAGCTAGTCGCCGGTAGGCTTGAAGCCCAGCGACCGGAGCAGGGTGGCGAGCTCGAGCTAGGTGAGGCTGTCGTCGGAGTCCATGTGGAATCTGTATTCAACCTTTTAGTTATAATTCTGAAAACATCTTTTtgatgttttcattttaagaGAATGGATTCAACAAACAGAGCACCGCCATCCGGTCAAACCTGGAGCTCCACCACCTGTACCAAATCGAAAATCAAATGCCACCATCAACAATATACATACCAAATTGAACCACCACCATCAAACCCAACCAATCTACCTATCAAAACCAACAATATACATACCAAATTGCAGAGAGATGAGATGagttttggagagagagaacgaGAGAGGTAGGGGAGAGAGGGATATTTTGCATAGAGAATCGAGGTTCGAAGGAAGGAGGAGTGGGTGCTGCAGCATGAAGAGAGTGAAAAAGAGGGaagtaagaagaaaagagacagaagagaagaggaagaaagaaacgGGCCTGGGATCGGGAAGgaagggaagaagaaaagaggaagaaagaaagaacaggacaaaaagaaaaaagaaaggagattaaaagaaaaatctaaattttttattctttaaattatacattttttttaaaataaattttttataaaaattttagcCTTTAAAAAGTatcataatttaaatattttttaagtcaaTATCtccaattaaatttaaatattacaagAATTATTTTCTAGTCCGAcacagcaccaaacataggtcttcactaattttacaatccagcttcttagtcTGATACAacaccaaacgtaggtcagtacttaatccagtTTAAGCTaatccgagctaatccaagacagtcccAGGACTTAAtccagtccatgacagtcTGCCGTATCAAACGACCCCTAATACCTTTATAAGAGCATCTATAGTGGGCTCCCTAAACCATCTtattagacaaattttaaggaggatttgaaaaaatacaactccaactCTGCTCCCTATCCACACCTCCTAATTAGAAAGACCACTATAAGCTCCTAGAGAAATGACTCCTAGtagctccctataatttaatgatattttattttataacctttaattaatgctaattatatatatatatatattgaccaattaaaaaagagttatagtatttatgagtccctaaactagagagtatgattgaagttaaaattttatagagagctcctaaaatagtttttgtatgtttttagataaattttaactaaaaaaatagagagcatgattgtagatgctctaaACCTGCTGAATCCGATTATTTTGAgtcctttttctcttctactATTTTCTTGTGAGAGTTTCTGGATTAGTGTGGTATTTACACTACTTGAGAAGGAACTTCAAAATATTGTCCCTACATGGCACCTGAACAGAAGTTAGAATGTGTGTGGAGTGTTGTGGTCAAACATGGTTACGTGAACACCGAGCAAAAGCATCGTATCTGAAAAGccatccaaaaagaaaaacgaagTAAGCTCATtaccaaattaattaaaatattaaaatatttattcaagaTATGAAATAATAAAAGCTAACGTCATTCCTATTTTGAATTTCTGTTATCGGTTGTTATCTGGGAGAGACTTGTACATCCCCTCTCTCTATATAAacgagggagagggagagagagagagagagagagagagagagagagagagagagagagagagagagagagagaaatggcgGCAACTTTTCTGGGAAAGCTTTTGATCACTGCCGCGGTACTGCTGCCTTCTGCGGTGGTTCTGTGCAGTTTCCCCGCCACTCTGACTCTGGAGAGAGCTTTTCCAACAAACCACAGAGTGGAACTGAGTCAACTCAGAGCTAGAGACCGAGTCCGGCATGGAAGGATGTTGCAGCAGTCCTCTAGCGGCGGTGGCGGTGTCATCAATTTCCCCGTTGGAGGGACCTTCGATCCATACATAGTTGGGTACAGTTTTCTGCCAATTCAGAAATTAAtcaaccaaatttttttttctttgtatgaTTAAACTTTTTTCCTTGCAAATGTCACATAACGTGTTTTGCGTGTGTTAGTCCACGTCTTGGTTTTGAATAAGTCATGATTAAACAATATAATTCATTTGATGTCCACGTCTTAACAATTTTAGTTGAAGAGTTGTAGTAATTAAACAAACATATTATATCATCATTGACTCAAAACCAATCATTGAAtaggtctttttttttttaatacctttttgggttttcttctcttttactcatatttttgtttaagttATCAAACTGGTAGATGATTTGGTTTTAGAGTAATCTTAAAGGGACATAATCATATCACTACTCAgagatcattttttttttttttttttttttttggatttaggCTTTATTTCACAAGTGTGAAGTTGGGTACACCTGCAACAGAGTTTTATGTGCAGATTGATACTGGAAGTGATGTTTTGTGGGTTGGCTGCAATTCCTGCAATGGTTGCCCCAAATCAACTGGACTTAAAGTAAACTCACCTCTTCATTTATCCTAATTTAAATCTTGTCAAGTTTTAAAATATCATCAGGAGGGAAAACATACTGCTGAAGTTTCTGAATGAGTGATATGATCCCTCTGGTTTTCATGCAGATTCAGCTGAAATCTTTTGACCCTAAAAGCTCATCAACTGCCTCATTGGTGTCTTGTTCTGATAAAATATGCTCCCTTGGACTTCAGACACAAGATTCTAGCTGTGATGCAAAGGATAAGCAGTGTACTTATGGGTTCAAGTACGGTGATGGCAGTGGAACATCGGGCTATTATGTATCAGACTTGTTGCATTTTGACACAGCTGGCGGTGGTCAGTCTGTCACCTCAAACTCTTCAGCTAACATTGTCTTTGGGTAATATATGATGTATTCTTCCCTATAGTTAAGAACAACGGTCTTATTTCCGTGCgtgattgtttttttatttgaacaaaGCCACGAATGGTGAATTTTGAAACAGGTGTAGCACCTCAGCAACCGGGGTCTTGCAGAAAACAGATAGAGCAGTTGATGGGATTTTTGGATTTGGACAGCAGGAATTTTCTGTCATCTCACAGCTGTCTTCACAGGGAGTAGCACCAAATGTATTTTCGCACTGCTTCAAAGGAGATGACACTGGTGGGGGGATACTGGTTCTTGGTGAGATCGTGGATCCTAACATCGTTTATAGCCCGCTTGTCCAAAATCAGTATGTGTAAAGCAGTACAAGTatatcattttatattttgtgaaaCTAAATGGAACTATAGTGAGCTCTACAGCATGACTAACAGTTATATTCACATGCATCATTGCAGACAGCTCTTTTTTAGGCTGTAACCCATGGCTATTTTCTAGTTTGAAATTTATGACTTAACTACTCATGTTGCCAGAACAGTACCGTTTAATTGAATACATTTCAGTGGAGggtgaaaaataattatattttggaaaaaattcCATAGAGAGATAAATAGAGCCCTGAGGAACTACTTGAAGATCTTAACATGTGAAGTAGCTCTTAATTGCAGCAAAAGCTTGGCCCTCTCTCAATTCTATTTTGAAATGTTGGATGTTATGCTTCCTTTTCCCTATTCATTTTGTAaggcataaatttttttaatcatataaAGCTTGGCTGCTGTAACTTTAACTATATCTACTGGGATGCTCGGAATTTCAGGCCTCATTATAACTTAAATCTGGAGAGCATTAGTGTTAACGGCCAAACGCTAGCCATTGATCCATCAGTTTTTTCAACATCAAGCAACCAAGGAACAATAGTTGATTCTGGGACAACTTTGGCATACCTTGCAGAAGATGCATATGATCCTTTTGTCAATGctgtaattttctgtttaaaaaAACTTTACTGTTTAACTGATCTATTTAACTTCTGGTGATTCTTGATCTCtacttttagtttttaaagTTTCAACCTGAATTAAGTCTTTGGGGAAAATTAAAGCTGGATTGTTGTTTGATTTTAATAGATGGCTAAGGAAGTGAAACAAAAGGTGAATAAcatgttattttgtttctttgcagATAACAAGCGCTGTCTCACAATCTGTGACCCCTGTTACCTCCCAGGGAGAACAATGCTACATAGTCACATCCAGGTtcacattttgaatattttatctAAGTGGATTCAACGTTTGAGGGCTGCtaatatttcatttcaattgtAATTCTTAAAGTGTGTTTTTCTCCATTCAGCATCACTGATATATTTCCTCAAGTTAGCTTGAACTTTGCTGGTAATGCATCCATGATTCTGAGACCGGAGGACTACCTTTTGCAGCAGAATTCTGTAGtgagtttatttttctgtacttcttatttatttcttcCCTTGATTTTCAAGTGTTGAAAGCTTGTGCAGATGTTTTCATTTAGTCCAAAATTGTGATAAACAACTTCTTTTGTTGTACAATTTGCTTCTGTCTACTCTTTAAGCTAGTTTTGGCTTTCCGTAGActgtcttctatttttttaagtaaTTGAACTGGCAATCACAATTCAAGGTAGTGTACCTCTCCAATCACATAACCTAATGCAATTTCCCAAATATTTGTAATCCTAATGCGTAAAACAAATGCCTCCAAGCCGATTAGAAAGAATGTATGATAAGATTAAAGCATGAAGCTAGCTAAACATTTCAGCTACACCATGTTAGTGTGGAAGAAACAATATGTTCCGGATTCTGtcaacttttttttggtttcctcCAAAATAGACAGACTTTGACGTCTAAATCATTTTAAGCAGGACTAGCTTGCATTAGGCTATAGGAATCTCTAAGAATGTTCCATCTACAGAAATATGGTACATTTTCCAATTACAGTATGTTCTTAGATATCTCTTCCTTggctctttctttctctgcttCTGTCCTTGGCTGCGGTTTCTGTTTCAAAGTTTCGCAAACTGCACATCATTCGAACAAGCTTTACCCTTCTCTATGAAATCAAGTTTTATCCTATAACTGTGtaactgtttttttaaatttaaatcctGCATCTTGAACTGAAAtagggaatttttttcttctctttgttccAGAGTGGTGATGAAGTTTGGTGCATTGGCATCCAGAAAAGTGACGGTCAAGATATAACTGTATTGGGAGgtatgataaataaattcaaatatattagTTAAGTTTGTTCAAATTTATCAGTCATCATTTCTCATatcaaattctttttaatgGCTTACTCTAGTAGTTCAGAAGTTTCAACCTTTCCAAATGTAGTACATTTTCTTATCTGTTTATttagttttgtgttttgttattGAGTTCTCTTTTCACTAAAAGAACATTGACACAATTGTCATCCTCTTTCGCAGACCTCATCCTGAAAGACAAAATCATTGTCTAT
Above is a window of Prunus persica cultivar Lovell chromosome G2, Prunus_persica_NCBIv2, whole genome shotgun sequence DNA encoding:
- the LOC109947466 gene encoding uncharacterized protein LOC109947466; the encoded protein is MEPEPILPTITGHADSSRLVELVRELRELGAKPFYGTRSYMKADEWFGNIETLFEIMECSEVEKKELAVFLLQGKARYWWAEVKRAEDVSLMDWEGFKTVFYAKYFPGKDRLEASFLSLEQGSMSVGDYEAKFSRLLRFAQPMTEVQKARKFELGLVDDIRSSVVNLRLQTLTEVVDCAIAVEKTIELYIQHQNRQRDYRGKGKASAQCMCASGGTGKRQRTGNQKEGRAAMHAQQTRTSECYNCSEVGHLCRDCPKPKAHCCFKCKQPGHLAKDCTRG
- the LOC18784741 gene encoding aspartic proteinase-like protein 2, whose protein sequence is MAATFLGKLLITAAVLLPSAVVLCSFPATLTLERAFPTNHRVELSQLRARDRVRHGRMLQQSSSGGGGVINFPVGGTFDPYIVGLYFTSVKLGTPATEFYVQIDTGSDVLWVGCNSCNGCPKSTGLKIQLKSFDPKSSSTASLVSCSDKICSLGLQTQDSSCDAKDKQCTYGFKYGDGSGTSGYYVSDLLHFDTAGGGQSVTSNSSANIVFGCSTSATGVLQKTDRAVDGIFGFGQQEFSVISQLSSQGVAPNVFSHCFKGDDTGGGILVLGEIVDPNIVYSPLVQNQPHYNLNLESISVNGQTLAIDPSVFSTSSNQGTIVDSGTTLAYLAEDAYDPFVNAITSAVSQSVTPVTSQGEQCYIVTSSITDIFPQVSLNFAGNASMILRPEDYLLQQNSVSGDEVWCIGIQKSDGQDITVLGDLILKDKIIVYDLANQRIGWTQYDCSTSVSVSTNTSKGTASVNAGSINVSSSACSEPFKLVPISMVAFLVHISVIYIFPFL